Proteins from one Malania oleifera isolate guangnan ecotype guangnan chromosome 4, ASM2987363v1, whole genome shotgun sequence genomic window:
- the LOC131153419 gene encoding LEAF RUST 10 DISEASE-RESISTANCE LOCUS RECEPTOR-LIKE PROTEIN KINASE-like 1.1 isoform X2: MGTAPFVILFFFSHLLPPLFAKPHNCSSFVCGNLGSIRFPFRKINDDPECGLLTVTCSQPDQRIQLVEQGKWYQVMNISQDDTIFINDVELQQRLKNNKCDVFENLKLPTSLKINLIIEPNMTFFKCNRTLHSALHTRFEHTCGAYDIKYDDVPYNFRKEVPPQCSVIQLPMAKQNKNYSDPFSLLAHEFYLKAQLSWDCIDCRHQGGQCKYDSKGRVRCVVNVDCVSAICIQSSMFKLTAIPLPLNSLFSGKGKSILKLAAGIGSATIFILIVCSILYIVWRRYRQKYASSDFIFTNPPDPSTKSGPGDCFYFGVPVFTYSELQEATYNFDPARELGDGGFGTVYHGKLRDGREVAVKRLYEKSYKRVEQFMNEIEILTRLRHQNLVTLYGCTSRYSRELLLVYEFIPKGTVADHLHGDQATPSSLPWPVRLRIAIETASALAYLHASDIIHRDVKTNNILLDNNFGVKVADFGLSRLFPNDVTHVSTAPQGTPGYVDPEYHQCYQLTEKSDVYSFGVVLIELISSMPAVDIFRQNHEINLANLAVNKIQNQAFGELVDPCLGFESDLAVRRMTISAAELAFQCLQLDREARPSMVEVLKVLMIIESEQGNVEKTEDAHDTAGAPLPVVPPPASPESDNVVLLKRMHLPTSPGTVMEKWASRSTTTTASG, encoded by the exons ATGGGTACTGCCccttttgtcattttatttttcttctctcatCTTCTGCCTCCTCTCTTTGCAAAGCCCCACAACTGTTCATCCTTCGTGTGCGGGAACCTCGGCAGTATCAGATTCCCCTTCAGGAAAATCAATGATGATCCGGAGTGCGGGCTTTTGACAGTTACGTGTTCACAGCCAGACCAGAGGATCCAGCTGGTGGAACAAGGAAAATGGTACCAAGTTATGAACATATCTCAGGATGACACCATTTTCATCAACGACGTAGAGCTTCAACAGCGCTTGAAAAACAACAAGTGTGATGTTTTCGAGAATTTGAAATTGCCCACCTCTCTTAAAATCAATTTGATAATTGAACCCAATATGACTTTCTTTAAATGCAACCGTACTCTACATAGTGCTCTACACACTCGTTTTGAACATACCTGCGGTGCCTACGATATCAAATATGATGATGTTCCCTATAATTTTCGAAAAGAAGTTCCTCCTCAATGTTCAGTCATTCAGCTTCCGATGGCGAAGCAGAACAAAAACTATTCGGACCCGTTTTCACTTTTAGCTCATGAATTCTATCTTAAAGCACAATTATCCTGGGATTGTATCGATTGTCGTCATCAAGGAGGCCAGTGTAAATATGACAGCAAGGGGAGAGTTCGATGTGTAG TCAATGTGGATTGCGTCTCTGCAATCTGCATCCAATCTTCAATGTTTAAACTCACTGCCATCCCTCTTCCTCTTAACTCTTTGTTTTCAGGTAAAGGAAAATCGATCTTGAAGCTAGCAGCAG GTATTGGGAGTGCGACCATTTTCATCCTCATTGTTTGCTCAATCCTTTATATCGTTTGGCGTCGTTACCGGCAGAAGTATGCTTCTTCAGATTTCATCTTCACAAACCCTCCTGATCCTTCCACAAAATCAGGCCCTGGGGATTGCTTCTACTTTGGGGTCCCAGTCTTCACGTACAGTGAACTTCAAGAAGCCACTTATAATTTTGACCCTGCCAGAGAACTTGGCGATGGGGGTTTTGGAACTGTATACCATG GCAAACTCCGAGATGGGCGGGAAGTTGCAGTTAAGCGCCTTTATGAGAAAAGTTACAAGCGGGTTGAGCAGTTCATGAATGAAATTGAAATCCTTACCCGCTTACGCCACCAGAATCTTGTCACTCTTTATGGTTGCACTTCGCGTTACAGCCGTGAGCTCCTCCTTGTTTATGAATTCATTCCCAAAGGAACAGTTGCTGATCATCTCCATGGTGATCAGGCAACACCCAGCTCGCTCCCATGGCCTGTTCGGTTGAGAATAGCCATAGAAACAGCCAGTGCATTGGCTTACCTCCATGCTTCTGATATCATACACCGAGATGTGAAAACTAACAACATCCTCCTTGACAATAATTTTGGTGTCAAGGTTGCAGATTTTGGGCTTTCACGACTGTTCCCAAATGATGTCACGCATGTCTCAACTGCTCCACAGGGCACTCCTGGCTATGTCGACCCTGAGTATCACCAATGCTACCAGCTTACCGAGAAGAGTGATGTCTATAGTTTTGGGGTTGTCCTCATTGAGCTCATTTCATCAATGCCAGCTGTAGATATTTTTAGGCAAAACCATGAAATTAATCTGGCTAATTTAGCAGTTAACAAGATCCAAAACCAAGCATTTGGTGAGTTAGTGGATCCATGCCTCGGGTTTGAATCAGATTTAGCAGTTAGGAGGATGACAATTTCAGCTGCAGAATTAGCTTTTCAGTGTCTGCAACTTGACAGGGAAGCAAGGCCATCCATGGTCGAGGTTTTGAAGGTCTTGATGATCATAGAGAGCGAGCAGGGCAATGTGGAGAAGACAGAAGATGCACATGACACAGCTGGGGCACCATTGCCGGTTGTTCCACCACCGGCTTCGCCAGAATCTGATAATGTTGTTCTGTTGAAGCGTATGCACCTGCCAACTTCACCGGGCACTGTGATGGAGAAATGGGCTAGTAGGTCTACTACAACCACTGCCAGTGGTTAA
- the LOC131153419 gene encoding LEAF RUST 10 DISEASE-RESISTANCE LOCUS RECEPTOR-LIKE PROTEIN KINASE-like 1.1 isoform X3, with amino-acid sequence MGTAPFVILFFFSHLLPPLFAKPHNCSSFVCGNLGSIRFPFRKINDDPECGLLTVTCSQPDQRIQLVEQGKWYQVMNISQDDTIFINDVELQQRLKNNKCDVFENLKLPTSLKINLIIEPNMTFFKCNRTLHSALHTRFEHTCGAYDIKYDDVPYNFRKEVPPQCSVIQLPMAKQNKNYSDPFSLLAHEFYLKAQLSWDCIDCRHQGGQCKYDSKGRVRCVGKGKSILKLAAGIGSATIFILIVCSILYIVWRRYRQKYASSDFIFTNPPDPSTKSGPGDCFYFGVPVFTYSELQEATYNFDPARELGDGGFGTVYHGKLRDGREVAVKRLYEKSYKRVEQFMNEIEILTRLRHQNLVTLYGCTSRYSRELLLVYEFIPKGTVADHLHGDQATPSSLPWPVRLRIAIETASALAYLHASDIIHRDVKTNNILLDNNFGVKVADFGLSRLFPNDVTHVSTAPQGTPGYVDPEYHQCYQLTEKSDVYSFGVVLIELISSMPAVDIFRQNHEINLANLAVNKIQNQAFGELVDPCLGFESDLAVRRMTISAAELAFQCLQLDREARPSMVEVLKVLMIIESEQGNVEKTEDAHDTAGAPLPVVPPPASPESDNVVLLKRMHLPTSPGTVMEKWASRSTTTTASG; translated from the exons ATGGGTACTGCCccttttgtcattttatttttcttctctcatCTTCTGCCTCCTCTCTTTGCAAAGCCCCACAACTGTTCATCCTTCGTGTGCGGGAACCTCGGCAGTATCAGATTCCCCTTCAGGAAAATCAATGATGATCCGGAGTGCGGGCTTTTGACAGTTACGTGTTCACAGCCAGACCAGAGGATCCAGCTGGTGGAACAAGGAAAATGGTACCAAGTTATGAACATATCTCAGGATGACACCATTTTCATCAACGACGTAGAGCTTCAACAGCGCTTGAAAAACAACAAGTGTGATGTTTTCGAGAATTTGAAATTGCCCACCTCTCTTAAAATCAATTTGATAATTGAACCCAATATGACTTTCTTTAAATGCAACCGTACTCTACATAGTGCTCTACACACTCGTTTTGAACATACCTGCGGTGCCTACGATATCAAATATGATGATGTTCCCTATAATTTTCGAAAAGAAGTTCCTCCTCAATGTTCAGTCATTCAGCTTCCGATGGCGAAGCAGAACAAAAACTATTCGGACCCGTTTTCACTTTTAGCTCATGAATTCTATCTTAAAGCACAATTATCCTGGGATTGTATCGATTGTCGTCATCAAGGAGGCCAGTGTAAATATGACAGCAAGGGGAGAGTTCGATGTGTAG GTAAAGGAAAATCGATCTTGAAGCTAGCAGCAG GTATTGGGAGTGCGACCATTTTCATCCTCATTGTTTGCTCAATCCTTTATATCGTTTGGCGTCGTTACCGGCAGAAGTATGCTTCTTCAGATTTCATCTTCACAAACCCTCCTGATCCTTCCACAAAATCAGGCCCTGGGGATTGCTTCTACTTTGGGGTCCCAGTCTTCACGTACAGTGAACTTCAAGAAGCCACTTATAATTTTGACCCTGCCAGAGAACTTGGCGATGGGGGTTTTGGAACTGTATACCATG GCAAACTCCGAGATGGGCGGGAAGTTGCAGTTAAGCGCCTTTATGAGAAAAGTTACAAGCGGGTTGAGCAGTTCATGAATGAAATTGAAATCCTTACCCGCTTACGCCACCAGAATCTTGTCACTCTTTATGGTTGCACTTCGCGTTACAGCCGTGAGCTCCTCCTTGTTTATGAATTCATTCCCAAAGGAACAGTTGCTGATCATCTCCATGGTGATCAGGCAACACCCAGCTCGCTCCCATGGCCTGTTCGGTTGAGAATAGCCATAGAAACAGCCAGTGCATTGGCTTACCTCCATGCTTCTGATATCATACACCGAGATGTGAAAACTAACAACATCCTCCTTGACAATAATTTTGGTGTCAAGGTTGCAGATTTTGGGCTTTCACGACTGTTCCCAAATGATGTCACGCATGTCTCAACTGCTCCACAGGGCACTCCTGGCTATGTCGACCCTGAGTATCACCAATGCTACCAGCTTACCGAGAAGAGTGATGTCTATAGTTTTGGGGTTGTCCTCATTGAGCTCATTTCATCAATGCCAGCTGTAGATATTTTTAGGCAAAACCATGAAATTAATCTGGCTAATTTAGCAGTTAACAAGATCCAAAACCAAGCATTTGGTGAGTTAGTGGATCCATGCCTCGGGTTTGAATCAGATTTAGCAGTTAGGAGGATGACAATTTCAGCTGCAGAATTAGCTTTTCAGTGTCTGCAACTTGACAGGGAAGCAAGGCCATCCATGGTCGAGGTTTTGAAGGTCTTGATGATCATAGAGAGCGAGCAGGGCAATGTGGAGAAGACAGAAGATGCACATGACACAGCTGGGGCACCATTGCCGGTTGTTCCACCACCGGCTTCGCCAGAATCTGATAATGTTGTTCTGTTGAAGCGTATGCACCTGCCAACTTCACCGGGCACTGTGATGGAGAAATGGGCTAGTAGGTCTACTACAACCACTGCCAGTGGTTAA